In Serratia liquefaciens ATCC 27592, the genomic stretch AACCGCTGACTCAACTGACCGTGGTCATTCTGGCCAAGCCGCGTCACGACGGCGTTATCGCCCAGATGCAACAACTCGGGGTTCGCGTATTTGCCATTCCTGACGGTGACGTAGCGGCTTCTATTCTGACCTGTATGCCGGACAGCGAAGTCGACGTGATGTACGGCATCGGCGGCGCGCCTGAAGGGGTGATTTCTGCCGCGGTGATCCGCGCATTGGATGGCGATATGCAGGCTCGCCTGCTGCCACGCCATCAGGTGAAAGGCGACAGCGCCGAAAATCGCCGTATTGGCGAAGAAGAGTTGGCACGCTGCAAAGCGATGGGCATCGAAGCCGGCAAAGTGCTGGTATTGGATGACATGGCGCGCAACGACAACGTTATTTTCTCCGCAACCGGCATCACCAAGGGCGACCTGTTGGAAGGCATCAGCCGCCAGGGAAATATGGCCACCACGGAAACCCTGCTGATCCGCGGTAAATCACGCACTATCCGCCGCATTCGTTCGACCCATTATCTGGATCGCAAAGACCCGGCGCTGCACGAGTTCCTGCTGTAATGAAACAGGGCGCCGATTGGCGCCCTCAGACTGCTGACAAAGCCCGTTATTAGGGAGAGCGTGCCGATGGGGTCGTAGCGGCTTGCCCGCCGACCCATTTGCCGGGAGCAAATGGGAACGACTTCCAGTCGGCCCGTAGGGTGGGACACAGGGATGTGTCCCATAATGGCCCCTCGGTGCGCTAGGCCCGAGTATCTCGGGTCCACAGACCACTTTGTCATCAAACTCCCTACACGTTTTATGCGGTATGGCCCTGATGCTGCATTCGATTCGACAGCGGCCACCAACACAGCAATATCAGCAGCGCCATGGCAAACATCAGCAGGCCGAGGCTGAACTGCCCGGTTTGCGGCAGCATGGCAGAAAGCCAAGTGGCCAGGCCAGACCCCATATTCTGCATACCACCGACCAATGCCCCCGCCGCGCCGGCCAGATAGGGGAACGGCTCCATCGCACCGGTGGTGGCCAACGGGAACATCATCCCCGCGCCGAAGAAGAACAGCGCAGCCGGCACAATCAGCGTCCAGATGTTCATCACCCCAAACCAGCCCGGGATCCACATCATCAGACCCGCCAACAGGCAGCTGATAACCGAATGCCACACCAGAGTATGGAATGTTTTACCGTCGCGACCGGCATACCAGGCGCCAAAGAACGCCGCCGGGATCGGCAGAATAAACAGCAGACTGACGGTCAGGCCACTCAGACCCAGCACGCCACCCATCAACACGCCACAGCTGGCTTCAAATACGGCGATCCCCGCCAGCGCACCAATCAGCATGACCAGATAACAACTGAACGTGCCGTCAGCCAGCAGCTTGCGGAAACTTGCCAGCATACGCCGCTTTTCGGTTTGCTGCGGCCGAGTTTCCGGCAGCCAGCGGAACATGGAGAAGGCTACACCGGCGCACAATACCAACAGGAAGGCATAACAGGCGCGCCAACCAAAGAGCATCGCCAACGCACCGCCGATGATCGGTGCCAGCAGCGGACTCACCAGGATGCCCATATTCAGCAAGCTATTGGCATACCGCAGTGAAGTGCCGGCATACAGGTCGCGCGGCATGGTACGCGCCATCACCCCCGCCACGCCGGTGCCCATCCCCTGAATGGCGCTGGCAGCAACCAGCATCGTCAGGCTGTTGGACAACAGCGCGCCCAGGGCCCCCATCAGGAAGATCATCATCCCGGCCAGGATCACCGGACGGCGGCCTATGCGGTCCGACAACGGGCCGTAAATCAACTGCGAGAACCCGTAGGTCATCAGATACGCCGCCATCACGCGCTGCACTGCGCCGGAGCGCACCGACAGATCCTTGGCGATATCAGCAATAACAGGAACATAAATGGTTTGTGCCATCTGACCGACGGCCACCAACAGGATAAGCATCACCAGCAGGTGAAAGTTTTCTATTTTTCTCATTATCTTCGTTAACGTTTTAACTCGTCACAGCGTCCCGGTATGGCCCCACTTTCAGCCAGAACGGCGAGCAGCCCTCTATGGCGGCATAAGCTAACAAATCTGATTTTTTTAGCGAGTTTCAGACAGATATTGATCTGCGTCACAGTGGCAGCAAAGGCAACCAGCCTCGTAAATTAAACTGTACGTCTACCGCTTAAGGGTTAAAAAGGGTAAATTTTCAGTAGTTTAGCTTTAGCATTTAATCGATAATTATTTTCATCATCTTGAAATAAAATAACACCATAGGGATTTGGATTATGAAGACACCAGAGCTGATTTTGTTGCAGTTAAAAACCCTGGGGCCACACTCTGCCAAAATGCTGGCCGAGCATCTGGATATCACCCCCATGGGCATTCGTCAGCATCTGCAATCCCTGGAAAAACGTGAGCTGGTTTGTTACGAGGAAGCGCGCACCAAAGTGGGCCGTCCGACGCGCTACT encodes the following:
- the emrD gene encoding multidrug efflux MFS transporter EmrD, with product MRKIENFHLLVMLILLVAVGQMAQTIYVPVIADIAKDLSVRSGAVQRVMAAYLMTYGFSQLIYGPLSDRIGRRPVILAGMMIFLMGALGALLSNSLTMLVAASAIQGMGTGVAGVMARTMPRDLYAGTSLRYANSLLNMGILVSPLLAPIIGGALAMLFGWRACYAFLLVLCAGVAFSMFRWLPETRPQQTEKRRMLASFRKLLADGTFSCYLVMLIGALAGIAVFEASCGVLMGGVLGLSGLTVSLLFILPIPAAFFGAWYAGRDGKTFHTLVWHSVISCLLAGLMMWIPGWFGVMNIWTLIVPAALFFFGAGMMFPLATTGAMEPFPYLAGAAGALVGGMQNMGSGLATWLSAMLPQTGQFSLGLLMFAMALLILLCWWPLSNRMQHQGHTA
- the glpX gene encoding class II fructose-bisphosphatase, whose product is MKRELAIEFSRVTEAAALAGYKWLGRGDKNAADGAAVNAMRIMLNKVDIDGRIVIGEGEIDEAPMLYIGEQVGSGQGDAVDIAVDPIEGTRMTAMGQPNALAVLAVGDRGTFLHAPDMYMEKLVVGPAARGAIDLNLPLAENLNKVAACLGKPLTQLTVVILAKPRHDGVIAQMQQLGVRVFAIPDGDVAASILTCMPDSEVDVMYGIGGAPEGVISAAVIRALDGDMQARLLPRHQVKGDSAENRRIGEEELARCKAMGIEAGKVLVLDDMARNDNVIFSATGITKGDLLEGISRQGNMATTETLLIRGKSRTIRRIRSTHYLDRKDPALHEFLL